A stretch of Triticum aestivum cultivar Chinese Spring chromosome 1D, IWGSC CS RefSeq v2.1, whole genome shotgun sequence DNA encodes these proteins:
- the LOC123179888 gene encoding growth hormone-regulated TBC protein 1: MFGIQPRDVSDDDFNPRRRRWSLWTTPPASMPTTSHTSRPRKGHANAYHMSVKFEDLCGFMVEGNVDDVNVLNEVRERIREQGRVWWALEASKGANWYLQPRISSNGGQGVISVTSLKLSVLTNTVTLRRLIRKGVPPALRPKVWLSVSGAAKKRSTVPETYYDELIRATEGKTTPATRQIDHDLPRTFPCHPWLNSEEGQASLRRVLVGYSFRDSEVGYCQGLNYVAALLLLVMKTEEDAFWMLAVLLENVLVSDCYTDTLSGCHVEQRVFKDLLAKKCPRIAAHLEAMGFDVSLVATEWFLCLFSKTLPSETTLRVWDVLFNEGAKVLFHVALAIFKMREDDLLRIQHIGDVIDVLQSTAHHLYEPDELLTFAFDKIGSMTTNTITKERKRHETVVMAELDQRTRRLGSLKMDA, from the exons ATGTTTGGGATCCAACCAAGGGACGTGTCAGATGACGATTTcaacccgaggaggaggaggtggtcatTGTGGACCACGCCACCTGCATCCATGCCCACCACCAGCCACACTAGCAGGCCCCGGAAGGGCCATGCCAACGCCTACCACATGTCGGTCAAGTTTGAAGATCTCTGCGGCTTCATGGTGGAGGGCAATGTGGACGATGTCAATGTGCTGAACGAGGTGAGGGAGAGGATAAGGGAGCAAGGGAGGGTGTGGTGGGCGCTGGAGGCAAGCAAGGGCGCAAACTGGTACCTCCAGCCGAGGATCTCCTCCAACGGTGGCCAGGGTGTGATTAGTGTCACGTCGCTCAAGCTATCAGTGCTCACCAATACAGTGACATTGAGGAGGCTGATCAGGAAGGGGGTGCCGCCAGCGCTGAGGCCGAAGGTATGGCTGTCGGTGTCTGGTGCAGCCAAGAAACGATCGACAGTGCCTGAGACATACTATGACGAGCTGATCAGGGCCACGGAGGGGAAAACCACGCCGGCCACTCGCCAAATTGACCAT GATCTCCCTCGCACCTTCCCTTGCCATCCCTGGTTGAACAGTGAGGAAGGCCAGGCATCTCTTCGACGTGTACTTGTTGGGTACTCATTCCGTGATTCAGAAGTTGGATATTGCCAG GGTTTGAATTATGTAGCCGCTCTGTTGTTGCTCGTTATGAAGACAGAGGAAGATGCATTTTGGATGCTGGCCGTACTCTTGGAAAATGTTCTTGTCAGTGATTGTTATACTGATACTCTTTCTGGATGCCATGTTGAGCAGAGAGTATTCAAAGATCTGCTAGCTAAAAAATGCCCCAG GATTGCTGCTCATCTTGAAGCAATGGGCTTTGATGTTTCACTTGTTGCCACAGAATGGTTCTTATGTCTCTTCTCCAAAACATTGCCTTCGGAG ACAACCCTCCGGGTGTGGGATGTTCTATTCAATGAAGGAGCAAAGGTCTTGTTCCATGTCGCTCTAGCAATTTTCAAG ATGAGAGAGGACGATCTTCTACGCATCCAACATATTGGTGATGTAATTGATGTTCTGCAAAGCACTGCCCATCACCTATACGAGCCAGATGAACTGCTCACG TTTGCTTTCGATAAGATTGGCTCCATGACAACGAACACGATCACAAAAGAAAGGAAACGGCACGAGACGGTGGTCATGGCGGAGCTCGACCAAAGAACCAGACGGCTGGGGTCGCTCAAGATGGATGCATGA